A region of the Dysgonomonas mossii genome:
TCAGCTTGAGTCTATTTTGGAAATCGATGTTTATTTCCGGTTCAGTTTTTACAATCAGGGGACAAGTATCCGCATTTAGCGTATTGAAGTAAAGCTTATAGGTATTGTCAAAGATACTTATTCCGTATGACCCTGAAGCATAATAATTTCCGATATCCTGATATGTCCATTGCTCCGAAATACCGTCATATCCAAAATAATTATCTATAATGGTGATATCGATTTTGTCGTTGGAATGAAAGTTTTCTTTTATTTTGTGTATCCACTGAGAAAGAAATAAGGAAGGAGTATTATCCAGAAATTCTGTTCCTAGCGTGGGATCTCCATATCCATGAATGAGCAAACCATTTTTATTGTTTTTATCCTTTGCCAATGTTGTTTTATATCTATAGTCAGGTCCGAATACTTCGAGTGCGCTCGCTGTAGTTACTACTTTGAGTATCGATGCCGGAGTATAAGCTTTATCCGGATCGTTTGATATTATTTCTTTTCCCGAGAAATCTTTTACGCAAATTCCAACAGAGGCGTGTTTTAAACCTTTGTTATTTAAAAATTGTTGTAGGCTTTGTTCTCTTGTTTGGGCTGACAAAGTGTAATGCGCTAGAACAAAGAATATTAATAAATACCGGATTTTCAAATTCTTCATGAGCAAAATGCTGAAATTAAATTAGAAAAATAAATATCTTTGTAAAGATATATAAATAAAATAATTAAGAAGCTAAACAGATTATGAACCAGCCTTTTGAAAAACCTTTTACATTCGACAGGACTATCCGTATGCTCATTAGTGTTATTGCAATAGGGGGAGCTTTATATTTTCTGTATATTTTGAAGGATGTTTTGCTACCCTTTCTTATTGCATGGCTATTGGCGTATATGCTAAATCCTTTGGTTCGATTCTATCAAAAGAGATTGAGATTGGCTCACTCTCTGGCTGTTGTTCTAACGCTTCTCTCTGTGGCCGGTTTTATTACTCTATTAGGTTTTATATTAGTTCCGCTTATAGAGAATGAAATATGGCAAATAAATGGTCTGATCGCTACTTATGATTTGTCTTCTATCAGCCACGATGGCATTCCTATGAGTATTGCAGATATATTTTCGCGTTATGTAGATTTTAAAGAAATACAAGATAGTTTATCCAGAGACAACTTGATCGAAATTGTTCAATATCTGAGTCCTGCTGTTGAAGCGATATTCTCCAATACTATTTCTTTCTTAGTTGGTCTTACTGTCGTTTTTATCGTCCTTTTGTATTTAATATTTATTCTTCTCGATTATGATAAAATAAACGAATTGTGGAGATACCTCATTCCTCCCAAATATCGTCCTGTCGTAAATCGTATTACTTTGGATGTGGAGACCAGCATGAATAAATACTTCAGACATCAGGCTTTTATCTGTGTGATTCTTGCTATTCTGTATGCTACGGGATTTCAGCTTATCGGATTACCGTTGGCTATTATGTTCGGTATTATTGTAGGACTTGTGCACATGATTCCATATTTGCAGGTTATCACCTTCCCTCCCGCAATATTGCTTTGCTGGTTGCGAGCTTCACAGACAAACGATAGCTTTTGGATGATGCTCGGACTAGTCGCACTTATATATATTATTGTTCAGTGTATCATGGATTTATTTCTTGTGCCTCGTATAATGGGTAAGGCGATGGGGCTGAATCCTGCCATCATTCTCCTTTCACTTTCTGTGTGGGGATCATTGCTCGGCATCGTGGGAATGATTATCGCAATACCTCTTACAACTTTACTTTTGTCATACTATAAAGAATTTATAGCTTCCGCAGAAAGGATACAGGCAGAAGAAAATGCAAAGCACAATATCCCTACCAATGAAACTTGATAGGTGCGGATTTTTTTGTACTTTTATGCTCCAATTTGAAAAATATAAAAGAAACTAACTATAATGCAATTAACAGCGAAATTGATTCAAGTGATGCCTGTACAAACGGGTATGGGTAAGAACGGAGAGTGGAGAAAACAGAGTATAATACTGGAAACAGACGGAATGTACCCTAAAAAAGTATGTGTTACATTGTGGGGTGATAAAATTAACGAGTCTGTTTTGCAGGTTGGCAATATTCTCGATGTATCGTTCGATATAGAAAGCCGCGAATATAATGGTAACTGGTATACAGACCTGCGTGCATGGAAGGTTGATCCGGCAGGAGCAGGTGCTCCCGAAGCTCCCCAAGCGGGATACGGTGCTGCACCCCAACAATCGGCTCCTTCTACACCTGTAGATTTTAGTAGCGGTGGCGATGGTGACGATCTGCCATTCTAAGTAGAAATATAGAATATATATAATTTAAGTGTGTAAAAGCTTGTTATCCATTTTGGATAAGGCTTTTACACATTTTTTTGTGTATAAAAGTCATATTTTATTCTAATTTTAAAAGCTTAACTAATATACAATTAGATAAATACGGAATAGATAGGTAATATAAAGTCATATGTAGAATATTTAATTCACTTCTTTTCATTCTTATTTGTATTTTTGTCCGACAGCGTATATTATTGATATATAACAAACAAAGTTTATTCTTACTATGATATGAAGAAAATACTGATAGCTCTTTTATTGGTCTTTTTTAATCCCATTTACGGACAAGAGAAAATAAGCTTTACTCCTCCGGCAGAAATAGATTTCTTAAAGGAAGACCCTAATATGGTTCTTTTTATCGGGTTGATACAAAATGTGCAAACAGACTGGGGGAAACTTGGTGTGCGGGGAAAAGTAAAAAGATTGGTAGAAGAACAATATGCGAAGGATAATAAGACAAGGTTGTCTAAAATAATATATGATTTTGATGAAGAAGGGAAAGTAATGACTCTTAAAGTAGACTCTTTCTTTTCTAGGATTTACATATATTCTAACAAAGGGAAATTGGAACAAGAAATAACTTATCAAAAACCTGCAAGAGAATTAACTCATAAGTATGATTATAAAAACGGAAAATTAAAGAATGCTTTATATGAAAATAATATTGTTACTGCTTATGGAAATGATAAGGTGAATTTGTTTTATAACTCACAAGGTCAAGTCATAAAATCTGAAAATTTGCAGGATAGTGTATCTACAATTTATGGTTATAATGGTCAAGGACGACTTGTAGAAAAAAAAGTCAGGAGGAACAATCAATCGACTTCGGAGGTATATGCAAGTACACAGATAGATTATAATGATAAAAGTGATATTGAGAGAAAATTCACCCAATACCTTTCATCTAATCAAGGAGACACCTCTTTTATAATTGATCTGTATAAATATAAATACGACGACAATGATAATTGGATTGATTGTAAGCGTTTAGGTGGAGGT
Encoded here:
- a CDS encoding AI-2E family transporter; protein product: MNQPFEKPFTFDRTIRMLISVIAIGGALYFLYILKDVLLPFLIAWLLAYMLNPLVRFYQKRLRLAHSLAVVLTLLSVAGFITLLGFILVPLIENEIWQINGLIATYDLSSISHDGIPMSIADIFSRYVDFKEIQDSLSRDNLIEIVQYLSPAVEAIFSNTISFLVGLTVVFIVLLYLIFILLDYDKINELWRYLIPPKYRPVVNRITLDVETSMNKYFRHQAFICVILAILYATGFQLIGLPLAIMFGIIVGLVHMIPYLQVITFPPAILLCWLRASQTNDSFWMMLGLVALIYIIVQCIMDLFLVPRIMGKAMGLNPAIILLSLSVWGSLLGIVGMIIAIPLTTLLLSYYKEFIASAERIQAEENAKHNIPTNET
- a CDS encoding DUF3127 domain-containing protein codes for the protein MQLTAKLIQVMPVQTGMGKNGEWRKQSIILETDGMYPKKVCVTLWGDKINESVLQVGNILDVSFDIESREYNGNWYTDLRAWKVDPAGAGAPEAPQAGYGAAPQQSAPSTPVDFSSGGDGDDLPF